From the Chryseobacterium fluminis genome, the window TCAGCTTTAAGCTGATGATCGAAAATATTTTTTCTTTCTGAGATCTTATCCGTTTCTGTTTCCTGTTTCTGAAGATTAAGGAGCGCCTGATCAACAGACCGCACTTTTTCTTCAAACTCCCGTAATTCAGCATTTACGTCATGAAACTCCACCACATTCGGATGTTCCGGAGAGCCACAGAGCGGGCAGGCTTCTCCGTGCTGAAGCTCCTTGGAAAACCTGGCCAATTCCTGCTGGATTTTTAAAGAATCCAGTTTTTGTGAAAATGCCTTCTTCTGAATTTCCAGTTTTTCTTTTTTAATCTTAAAATCTTCTTTGAAATTTTCAGGAAATGCTTTTAATTCATCTGAAATCTTCAGGATCTCTATCTGCTGCTTTTTTATTTTTTCAGAAGAATCTTCCTTCATTTTTTTCAGACCTTTGTATTGTGTAAACCAGTTTCCGACAGGAATAAGGATCCCGGAATCAAGTTTTTTGGCCTTTAAAATGTCAATTTCCTTTGAAAGCAAATCAATATTATTCTGGATGTTTTTTCTTTTACCCTCAACCTCCTTTACTTCTTCAGATCCTCTGTCTGTTCTTTCCTGAAGTTTTTTTATCTCTTCAGAATAGATCATGATCTGTACAATCAGTTTCAGGTCATTCTCCTGTATTTTCGACTGTTCTAATGCTTCAAACTGAGGCTGGAGACTGGCAATATGCTCTTTTATCGTATTAAATTCCAATTCCGTTTCATGTGCCGTTTTTCTCTGTATTTCTGCCTGCGACTGTTTTGCTGAAATTTCTTTCGAGAGTTTATTTTTCTCAGCAATTAAAGGGCTAAAAATTCTGGAAACCCTGTCATAAAGATCAGTCTGGCTTTCTAAAATATCAATCTCTTTCTTTTGTTCTGAAAGGATGGTAAAACGGTTTTTTTTCTGTTCTAAATTCTCAAAATCGGTTTTTAAATTTTTAAGCTGCTGAAAACGATCGGATATCTTCTTAAAACGTTCTCTGGCATCGGAAAAACTGTGCTGCTCTATTTTTAAAACTTCTTTCTGAGCGGAAATCTGTTCTTCGGTAATTTCTTCAAACCCTTTCAACTGTCCGTCCAGCTGATCGAGCTCAGATCTGTTTTTAACGTTCAGAGAAGCGACATTATTTTGGAGGTCAAAACGCTGAAGATTGAAAATTTCCTTCATCATGGTCGTTCTTTCCGTAGCGCCAAGCTCAAGAAATTCTTTGAACTGCCCCTGCGGAATAATGATCGTCCTTTTAAAATTGGCATAGTTCAGACCAATAATCTTTTCAGCATCTGAATGTTCCAGGGGAATCCATTGATGATTCTTCTGCTCATAAAATGTTACCGAGCTCGGTTTTACGTCCTCGAATTTTTTAGAATTACGCCGGAAGTCTCTCGTCGCCCGGAAAACTTTATTTTCAAAATTCATAAAATCAAACTCTATGTAGGAGACATTCGATTTCAGATTCATCATATTATATGCCCGTTTGTCACGCATATTCAGGCGCTCGGTTTCTCCGTAAAGAGCAAAAGAAATCGCTTCAAGAATAGATGATTTTCCGGAACCCACAGATCCGAAGATGCCGAATAATCCGGCGCCGGTGAGATTTTTAAAATCGATAATCTGTCGTTCCCGGTAAGAATAAAGTCCTTCGATAGTAAGCTGAACAGGGATCATGTCTTAAGCATTTAAAATTTCGTTAAACAAGTTCATCAGGTCTTCATTGGCTTCCTGTCCGCCGTTTTTTGATTTAAAATATTCCTGAAACAGAGATTCTATATTCTGATTCAAGTTGATTTCATGAACTGCATTTTCATTAAATTCATGATTTTTAATCTTCGGTATTAAGTACACGATACCGTGATGCGCCTGATACAGAAGTTTTCTTTCATCAGCCGTTAAAAAAGTAGGACTTTCCATTGTTAATTCAACAAACGTATTCTGGTTTTCAGCTAACCAGCTTACCGCTTTATCTATGGAATCAAAGGTCTTTCTGACCAAGCTCTTCCCGTTTTTTAGTTGAACTTTTTCAAAAGAAACGTTTTTTCCTCTTTCTGCGTTAACGACAGAAATATATTTTTTCTGTCCAGCCTCGCTGAAACTGTAGCAAAGGGGAGATGAAGAATAGATGACAGGTTTCTCTGGTGTTCCTATATTCTGAAAGCCATGCAGGTGTCCCAATGCAGTATATTGAATCTGATCCGGAATAATATCTGAAAAAATAAGATCAGCATTTCCTATTTTGATCGGTTTTTCTCCCTCTGGTTCTTCCAGGATACCGGCTCCTTTTTTATTCATGTATAAATGGGCAGTGAGAATATTAATACCATTCTCATCACAAAACTGGTCGGCAAGCTGTTTCCACTTTTCAGCTAAAACTTTATTAATCTCTTCTTCTTTATTTTCTCCAAAATATTCTTTCAGACGAATTTCATTGGCATATGGAGTGTGTAAAATACGGATTGGTGTTTCCGAATTTTTCAGGATCAGTTCTACAAAGCCTTCTTCTGATTTTGAAATCCGGAAGTAGGCAGTCTCGAAAGGATTTATCTTTGTTTTTGGATGTCCGATCAGAATAATACCGCATTCACGGGCTAAAGGATCCGGAGCATTGATCAGATTAGGCGAATCATGATTGCCGGCAATCGCAATAACAGGTCGTTTTCCGTTTAACGATAAACGTTTTAGGGTTTTATAAAACAATTCTACCGCGTCAACACCCGGATTAAAATTGTCAAAAAGATCTCCGGCGATTAAAACCAGGTCAACATTTTGTTCGTCGGCAATCTGAACAATCTCATCCATGAGCAGCACCTGCTCTTCAAGTCTTGAAAAACGGTCGAGACGTTTGCCTAAATGCCAGTCGGCGGTGTGTAGAATTTTCATAATGTATTATTCTCCTCTCTTGCTTTAAAATCCTCCCTGATTTGTCTTAAACGTGCTTTTCTTTCTATTTCCGCATTCTGTATTTTACGTTTTTTCTGGTCGATTTTCTTTTTATTTTTTTTCCTGTTGGCTTCGTTATTTTTGCTCATACTTATTTTTCCTCATGAGTAACTTAAAATGATCCGGTATCGGGATATCTTTATCAAAAATACTAAAGATTATGGGGTAAAGCAATTTTAGTGTGGAGTGAG encodes:
- a CDS encoding AAA family ATPase, which translates into the protein MIPVQLTIEGLYSYRERQIIDFKNLTGAGLFGIFGSVGSGKSSILEAISFALYGETERLNMRDKRAYNMMNLKSNVSYIEFDFMNFENKVFRATRDFRRNSKKFEDVKPSSVTFYEQKNHQWIPLEHSDAEKIIGLNYANFKRTIIIPQGQFKEFLELGATERTTMMKEIFNLQRFDLQNNVASLNVKNRSELDQLDGQLKGFEEITEEQISAQKEVLKIEQHSFSDARERFKKISDRFQQLKNLKTDFENLEQKKNRFTILSEQKKEIDILESQTDLYDRVSRIFSPLIAEKNKLSKEISAKQSQAEIQRKTAHETELEFNTIKEHIASLQPQFEALEQSKIQENDLKLIVQIMIYSEEIKKLQERTDRGSEEVKEVEGKRKNIQNNIDLLSKEIDILKAKKLDSGILIPVGNWFTQYKGLKKMKEDSSEKIKKQQIEILKISDELKAFPENFKEDFKIKKEKLEIQKKAFSQKLDSLKIQQELARFSKELQHGEACPLCGSPEHPNVVEFHDVNAELREFEEKVRSVDQALLNLQKQETETDKISERKNIFDHQLKAEQNIISGIQKDIESHLKAFIWTEFNTEKEAEFNQKRAASLETEKQIEQLSQTITKERNTLSKELENLEKYQKALETFRIQEAKKEEQIHIHQSNLKIVSWENYSGKATEEVEEIYQKLSRSNSETEKNYQGLIEKEKQVSPRLAEEKTVLSQLEKQISELKLEISSNMELIGTLLSENNFSDLAEVEKILIQEFNVEDSRNRIQKFKIDFETLKNGILELEEKLKHFTFDNEMFETQQNEVNAAETQLKQLNDTVVKLTSEIERLEKEHHKKEDLLKNLGILQKRAENLKTMTNLFKAAGFVQYVSSIYLRQLCDHANIRFHRMTRNQLSLQLNENNDFEIIDYLNEGRSRSIKTLSGGQSFQVSLSLALALAESVQANALSDKNFFFIDEGFGTQDLESVNIVFETLNALQKENRIVGIISHVEELKEKIPVALEIIKDEERGSIINII
- a CDS encoding metallophosphoesterase family protein, whose protein sequence is MKILHTADWHLGKRLDRFSRLEEQVLLMDEIVQIADEQNVDLVLIAGDLFDNFNPGVDAVELFYKTLKRLSLNGKRPVIAIAGNHDSPNLINAPDPLARECGIILIGHPKTKINPFETAYFRISKSEEGFVELILKNSETPIRILHTPYANEIRLKEYFGENKEEEINKVLAEKWKQLADQFCDENGINILTAHLYMNKKGAGILEEPEGEKPIKIGNADLIFSDIIPDQIQYTALGHLHGFQNIGTPEKPVIYSSSPLCYSFSEAGQKKYISVVNAERGKNVSFEKVQLKNGKSLVRKTFDSIDKAVSWLAENQNTFVELTMESPTFLTADERKLLYQAHHGIVYLIPKIKNHEFNENAVHEINLNQNIESLFQEYFKSKNGGQEANEDLMNLFNEILNA